Part of the Oscillibacter hominis genome is shown below.
CAGAAGATCGCAGTCCTCCGGCACGCCGTCCATCAGCACATTGACCTCCTCCACGCTGAAGTGGCTCTTTTTCATCAGGTCCTCCACCGAGGCGGACAGGCCCTGCTCTCCATGGTCGTTGATGGTGTAAGCCCTGCGGGAGGATTCGGAAACCACCAGGTCCACCGCGGAGGTCAGCTGGCCCTCGCAGTCAAATGCGGTTTCGTTGCGCTGGCCGCTCATCATGTAGGTATAGATATCATACTCGATCAGATCGTCAATGGCAATGGTTTCTTGCCGTCCGGTGGCCTCGCAGGACACCACGATGGTATTGGCCTCCACGCCGTAGGCGGAGAGCACGGAGGGATAGGTGGTGGGGTTGGTGTACTCCACGCTCAGGCGGCCGCTGAGTTCCCCGTACTGATCCAAAAACCGGACGATCCGCTGGTCCATGGCGTCCTTGTTGGCCAGCACATGGATGGATACGTCCTCGCTTAAGGCCGCCATGTAGTCCACGGAGGTGTCTGTGATATGGTAGATGTTGTTGGGCGAGATGTCCAGCTGGGTGTAGCGTGTGGGGATCTGGGCCACCAGCAGGTTGAAGGCGATCACCACGGCCACGGCCAGCGCGGCCGCTCCGGCGGAAAACGCGCCCCGCCGGGAGGCCCGGCTCTCCGTTTTCTGAAGTTTCATCGTCCGCACCTCCTCAGCTCCAGCGCCGCTTCTGGACCACCTGAACCGTCAGGAAGACCATCAGTGCCGCAACGGAGACATACATGGCGAGGCCCGCCACGTCAAAGACCTGGTTGTTGACAAAATTGGTGAAGACCCCGCTCAGGCTGAACTTCCCCAGGGCGTTGGGCAGCAGTGATGCAAACGAGGAGGAGTCTTTCAGATAAAAGCCCACAATGGCCGCGGCTCCAACTGCCAGCACGGAGCCAGACACCTTGTAGCTGTTGGAGAGGGAGTGAAGCAGCAGGCAAATCAGGATCAGGATCACCAGAAGGCCCACAAGGGACCCGGAGGCGGTGACGGGCAGGTAGTCGATCAGCCCATCCCACAAATACAGCACCAGCAGCGCGCCGAAGGTGCCCACGGCGGCGATAATCTGGCTCTCCGTCAGGGCGGAGATGAACAGCCCCACCGAGATTTCCACCGCGCCGTAGAGGAAAAAGGCCAGCACAGCGCTGTAGTCCGCCTTCAGATAGGCCGTGCCGTTCATGGCGATGATCAGCGGGCACAGGCAGGAGACCAGCACGGGGATCAGGTACACGGTGAGCATAGCAAGATACTTGCCCATCACCACCTCCGTCACGCTGACCGGTGCGGTCAAAAGCAGCTGGTCCGTGCGGCTGTGGCGCTCCTCCGCCATGGAACGCATGGTCAGTATGGGCACAATAACCATGAAGATAAACAGGGTGGAGGCCAGGGAATAGGAGAAATAGGGATAACCGGAAAACAGGTTGTAGGCCATGAAGTAGACGCCGATGAAGGCCACCATCACCGCAATGCAGAGATAGCCGATCATGGAATTGAAATAGGAGCTCAGCTCCCGCTTGTAGATGGCTTTCACGCCTGACCGCCTCCTTCCTCATCCTGCGGGCGGACTTCCCCAGGCACACCGTCCGCGCTTTCCTCCCGGCCGCCCCGGGTCAGCTCCAGGAACACTTCCTCCAGCGAGGCGATGCGGGGCGTCAGCTCCAGCAGGGGGCAGTCCGCCGCCGCAAAGGCGCGGAACAGCTGCTCCCGCACATCCTGGGCGGCGGTGAGCTCTGCCGCCACGGTGGACTCCGTCTTGGGCGACACCGTCTTTCCGGTCAGGCTGGGAATCCCACTCAGGATCTCCTCCACCTGCTCACAGCTGCCCTTGGCCTCTATCTCCACCGTGTGGGCGCCGGACAGGTGCTCCTCCAGGTTTTCCGGCGTGTCGCAGGCCACCAATTTCCCCTTGTGGATGATGAGGATATGGTCGCACACGGCCCGCACCTCCGAGAGGATGTGGGAGGAGAGGATCACCGTGTGCTCGCGGGCCAGGCGGCGGATCAGGTCCCGGATTTCGATGATCTGCTTGGGGTCCAGGCCCACAGTGGGCTCATCCAGGATAATGATCTTGGGAAAGCCCAAAATGGCCTGGGCAAGGCCCAGGCGCTGGCGGTAGCCCTTGGAGAGGTTCCGGATCAGCCGTCCGGCCACCTCCTCCAGGTGGGTCAGCGCCACCACCTGGGCAATCTGGTTCTCTTGCTCCGCCTTGGGGATTTTTTTCAACTGGGCGCAGAAGTGCAGGTACTCCCGCACCGTCATCTCCGGATACACCGGCGGGATCTCCGGCAGGTACCCGATGCAGCGCCGGGCCTCCTCCGGCTCCTCTAAAACGTTGTGCCCCTCGATGAGCACCTCGCCCTCCGTGGCGGCCAGGTACCCGGTCATGATGTTCATGGTGGTGGATTTCCCGGCTCCGTTGGGCCCCAAAAAGCCGTAAATCTGGCCGTCGGCCACTGTAAAGCTCAGGTGATCCACCGCGCAGTGGTCCCCATATCGCTTTACCAGATTTTTCACTTCAATCAAACTACCATCCTCCTTCAGGCGCAGGCGCCCTATCGCTTGAGGATAGTATAGGCGTGCTTTCTTAAAGAAAGCTTAAGCTTGACTCCATACATTTTACCCGGAATAATCGTTTGCTCCCCAAAATTTAGTGAATTCTTTTAATTTGTTCATAATTTTTCAAGGTTATTTTCAGAATTCCCTGATATACTGTCCCCAACATCAGGAAGGGTTCTCCCCCCGCACCTGGTGCGGCAAAACTTTTTTCATTTCTTTTCTCTTGTTTCTCTCTGTGGTCTTGGGATTCTCCGCCCAGGCCGCAAAAAAGGAGGGCCCTCAAAGGGTCCTCCTTTTTTTGCTGAATTCCAGTTAAAAAAATGCAAACAGCAGGTTCAGCGCCACAGCAAACACCACCAGAAGCCCCGCCATCTGCTCCCGCTCCGGGCGGCAGAAGCGCAGCGTGACACCGGCGATGGCGGGCAGAAAGCAGATCCAGGCCCAGATGGCCTTGAAGCGCATATTGTCCGGCTGCGCACTGGCGTTGATCAGCGCCAGCAAAAACGCAATGAACACCGCCACCAAAAAAAGCGCCGTTCGCCAGCTCTGTCCCTTGAGTACAAACATCAAGCCACAGACCAAAACACTGACCAGCGCGAAAGAAATCAAGAAAATCCAAAGAACCGCGATACAAGCCACCTCCTGCTATCTTGATTCAGCGCAGAGTATTATATCAAATTCCAATGCATTGGGCAAGTGGCGCGCAGGAAAAACTCCCGCATTCCTAAGTTTGCTTTGATTTTCGTCTTTTTTTACGGCTTATTTTGTAAAAATACAGGGATTCCCTCTTGCAAACATGATGCATTTTGTTATAATCAGATTAACGTGAATGATTTCACAAAGATGCCGCCTGACCGGCCCAATTGCTGTTTGTCCGCCGTTGCATCCTTCGGGTCGCACCGATTCCACGCCGCGCGCGTCCACAGCAGCTTCCCTGCTTTGCTCACGCCACTTTCTGATGAATCAATGGAGGATACATTCGTGAGAGGAATTCACAGCGCGGTGGATGACATCCGCCGGAAGGTTTTCACAGAGGTCGCCCGCCTGGCCTATGAGGGCGGGGACTATTCCCGGATTGACCTGATCCCCTACAAAATTGTACCCGGCGAGGTGGGGAAGTTCCGCCACAACATCTTTTTGGAGCGGGCCATTGTCACCGAGCGGCTGCGGCTGGCCTGCGGGCTCCCTCTGCGCCCGGCCAGCGTCCACTCCCCGGCCAGCGACGGCATTGAGGAGGCCGCGCTGCCGGAGAAGTACTACGAGCCCCCCCTCATCAACATCATTTCCTTTGCCTGCAACGCCTGCCCGCCCAAGGAAATCCGCATCTCCAACAACTGCCAGGGCTGCATGTCCCACCCCTGCAAGGCGGTGTGTCCCAAGGACGCCGTGATCATCGGCAAGGACAACCGGTGCTCCATCGACCAGGAGAAGTGCATCAAGTGCGGCAAGTGCCAGCGCCAGTGCCCTTACAACGCCATCAGCAGGCTGGAGCGGCCCTGCGCCGCGGCCTGCGGCATGGATGCCATCGGCTCCGACGAGTACGGCCACGCCAAGATCGATTACGACAAGTGCGTCTCCTGCGGCATGTGCCTGGTGAACTGCCCCTTTGCCGCCATTGCCGACAAGAGCCAGATTTTCCAGCTGATCCACGCCATCAAGTCCGGCGCCGAGGTGGTTGCCTGCGTGGCGCCGGCCTTTGTGGGCCAGTTCGGCCCTGACGCCACCCCCTCCAAGCTGAAGGAGGCCATGCGCATCCTGGGCTTTTCGGAGACAGTGGAGGTGGCCATTGGCGCGGACCTGTGCACCATCGAGGAGGCCAACGACTTTTTGGAGAACGTCCCCGCCAACCAGCCCTTCATGGGCACCTCCTGCTGCCCGGCGTGGAGCGTGATGGCCAAAAAGCTGTTCCCGGAGTTTAAGGATTACATCTCCATGGCCCTGACGCCCATGGTGCTCACCGCCCGGCTGGTCAAACGCCGCAAGCCCAATGCCAAGATCGTCTTTGTGGGCCCCTGCGCGGCCAAAAAGTTGGAGGCCTCCCGCCAGAGCGTCCGCTCCTATGTGGATTTTGTGCTGACCTTTGAGGAGCTTCGGGGCATGTTCGACGCCAAGGATATCGACTTCAAGGAGATTGCGGGCGATCCTGACGAGGAGTTCACCGACGGCACTGGCTCCGGCCGCGGCTTTGCCGTGGGCGGCGGTGTGGCCCAGGCTGTGAAGGACGCCATCAACCGGATCGATCCGGGCCGAGAGGTGAAGATCGACTATGGTGACGGCCTTCGGGAGTGCCGGAAGATGCTGATGCTGGCCAAAGCCGGCAAACGGGACGGCTACCTCCTGGAGGGCATGGGCTGCCCCGGAGGCTGCGTGGCCGGGGCCGGCACCATCACCCCCGTGGCCACCGCCGCGCTCAACGTCCGCTCCTACAAGGAGCAGGCGGGCGAGCAGAACTCCCTGGACAGCAAGTATGCCGCACGGCTGAAAGAATACGAGAAATTTGAATCCCCCCAGTAGGGTTTTTCCACAAAGAGGGCGGCGGAGCATACTCCGCCGCCCTCTTTGATGGGTAGGGCTCAGCCAGCTGTATTCCAACGAACCAGCACCCCTGGTTTTACCGCCGGCAGCCTGCCCGGTGATTGCGCAGAGTTCTTGTCGGCCGATCTCCCTTACGGCCGCAGGGTGCAGTTTCGTGAGGACACTTTACTGAACCGGGTCCTTAACCTGATAGCCGCAGAAGCGGATCGCCGCCTTTGCCAGCTCCGCCGTGGGATCCACAAAGCGCTGAGGCAGCGCAAGTCCCTCGGCGGCGATGGGCAGTTCTGTGCAGCCCAGGATGAAGTAGTCCGCTCCGGACATGTGATTCAGAACCTCCTCCATGGGCCCGCGCACGCTCTCTATGGGCGCGCCCTTTTTGACGCCCTTGTAGATCACCTGCATCAGCCGGTCCCGGTCTTCCTCCTCCGGCAGCAGGTAGTCCACCCCCTCTGACTGGAGGGCACGCTCATATACGCCGGAGCTGAGAGTCCCCCGGGTGGCCAGCACGCCGGCGGTCTTTCCGGGAAACGCAGCGGCGCAGGCTTTTGCCGTGGCCTCCAACATGCTCAGAAAAGGGATTCCCGTCAGCGGGCGCAGCCGGGGCAGGAAATAGTGGGCGGTGTTGCAGGGCATAATGAGGCAGTCGGCGCCGCACTGCTCCAACTTGCGGATGGAGTCGGCCATGGCCTCCACCGGATCCGCTCCGCCGGAGAGGATGGCCAACGTGCGGTCGGGGATGGCCGTGTTGTCGTCGATGAAGATGCGGATGTGGTCGTTGTCGCTGGCCGCATCGGTCATCAGGACAATCTTGCGGAACAGGTCGGCCGTGGCCAGCGGGCCCATGCCGCCGATGATGCCGATGGTCTTTTTCATGGAATCCACTCCTTTTTCAATTCCTTGGAACTTTTTCATGAACAGGGAAAAAACAGGTGAAAACGCGCCTCAAACACGCTATTATGAAGACAGGCGCCGTGGGATGCTCACGGCAGCTTGCACGGTCAGCTGACCTGCGTTCGGCTTCCAGCACCATTCTACCCCATCAATGGGTACGGTACAACCTCCCTTGGGGTAGAACCGCCCCGGATTTCCCGGTAAACGCCAAACAAATCAGTCAGCAGAAAGGACTTATATGGAACTTAACATCAGACCCGAGCAGC
Proteins encoded:
- a CDS encoding 4Fe-4S dicluster domain-containing protein, translating into MRGIHSAVDDIRRKVFTEVARLAYEGGDYSRIDLIPYKIVPGEVGKFRHNIFLERAIVTERLRLACGLPLRPASVHSPASDGIEEAALPEKYYEPPLINIISFACNACPPKEIRISNNCQGCMSHPCKAVCPKDAVIIGKDNRCSIDQEKCIKCGKCQRQCPYNAISRLERPCAAACGMDAIGSDEYGHAKIDYDKCVSCGMCLVNCPFAAIADKSQIFQLIHAIKSGAEVVACVAPAFVGQFGPDATPSKLKEAMRILGFSETVEVAIGADLCTIEEANDFLENVPANQPFMGTSCCPAWSVMAKKLFPEFKDYISMALTPMVLTARLVKRRKPNAKIVFVGPCAAKKLEASRQSVRSYVDFVLTFEELRGMFDAKDIDFKEIAGDPDEEFTDGTGSGRGFAVGGGVAQAVKDAINRIDPGREVKIDYGDGLRECRKMLMLAKAGKRDGYLLEGMGCPGGCVAGAGTITPVATAALNVRSYKEQAGEQNSLDSKYAARLKEYEKFESPQ
- a CDS encoding ABC transporter permease; its protein translation is MKAIYKRELSSYFNSMIGYLCIAVMVAFIGVYFMAYNLFSGYPYFSYSLASTLFIFMVIVPILTMRSMAEERHSRTDQLLLTAPVSVTEVVMGKYLAMLTVYLIPVLVSCLCPLIIAMNGTAYLKADYSAVLAFFLYGAVEISVGLFISALTESQIIAAVGTFGALLVLYLWDGLIDYLPVTASGSLVGLLVILILICLLLHSLSNSYKVSGSVLAVGAAAIVGFYLKDSSSFASLLPNALGKFSLSGVFTNFVNNQVFDVAGLAMYVSVAALMVFLTVQVVQKRRWS
- a CDS encoding cysteate racemase, with amino-acid sequence MKKTIGIIGGMGPLATADLFRKIVLMTDAASDNDHIRIFIDDNTAIPDRTLAILSGGADPVEAMADSIRKLEQCGADCLIMPCNTAHYFLPRLRPLTGIPFLSMLEATAKACAAAFPGKTAGVLATRGTLSSGVYERALQSEGVDYLLPEEEDRDRLMQVIYKGVKKGAPIESVRGPMEEVLNHMSGADYFILGCTELPIAAEGLALPQRFVDPTAELAKAAIRFCGYQVKDPVQ
- a CDS encoding ABC transporter ATP-binding protein, whose protein sequence is MKNLVKRYGDHCAVDHLSFTVADGQIYGFLGPNGAGKSTTMNIMTGYLAATEGEVLIEGHNVLEEPEEARRCIGYLPEIPPVYPEMTVREYLHFCAQLKKIPKAEQENQIAQVVALTHLEEVAGRLIRNLSKGYRQRLGLAQAILGFPKIIILDEPTVGLDPKQIIEIRDLIRRLAREHTVILSSHILSEVRAVCDHILIIHKGKLVACDTPENLEEHLSGAHTVEIEAKGSCEQVEEILSGIPSLTGKTVSPKTESTVAAELTAAQDVREQLFRAFAAADCPLLELTPRIASLEEVFLELTRGGREESADGVPGEVRPQDEEGGGQA